Proteins from a single region of Scleropages formosus chromosome 24, fSclFor1.1, whole genome shotgun sequence:
- the cdnf gene encoding cerebral dopamine neurotrophic factor, with protein sequence MARVNVVGVVVILCLAVELCSAGECEVCIGFLSRLYEGLRSQHVELTPGKVEEGLLKACGGAAGKENRLCYYLGATSDAATKVTGEVTRPMSFHLPVEKICERLQKMDSQICELRYEKHVVDFSKESLSKLRVAELKNLLNSWGEVCRACIEKTDFVNLIQEVAPKHTAHMGQKTDL encoded by the exons ATGGCCCGGGTAAACGTGGTCGGGGTTGTTGTCATTCTTTGTCTCGCGGTTGAGCTCTGTAGCGCGGGGGAGTGTGAAG TGTGCATTGGATTTCTGAGCAGGCTGTACGAGGGCCTCAGGTCCCAGCACGTGGAGCTGACCCCAGGAAAGGTGGAAGAGGGGCTCCTGAAGGCCTGTGGAGGGGCCGCTGGGAAGGAGAACAGGCTG TGCTATTATCTGGGAGCCACCAGTGATGCGGCCACCAAGGTGACAGGGGAAGTGACACGACCGATGAGTTTCCACCTGCCCGTTGAGAAAATCTGTGAGAGGCTTCAGAAGATGGACAGCCAAATATGCGAGCTCAGATACG AAAAGCACGTGGTGGACTTCAGCAAGGAGAGCCTGTCCAAGCTCAGGGTGGCAGAGCTGAAGAACCTCCTGAACTCTTGGGGCGAGGTGTGCAGGGCCTGCATCGAGAAAACCGATTTTGTCAACCTCATCCAGGAGGTTGCGCcaaaacacactgcacacatGGGCCAAAAGACAGACTTGTAA
- the LOC108936529 gene encoding protein FAM107B-like, with product MAEPDYLDGDCGELIKPKKLVNPVKSSRNHQDLHRELLMNHKRGLSPQNKPELQKVMEKRKRDQVIKQHMEEQEKKRSDLEIELMKRQQKLEQLELEQQKNEEEQENTPEFVKMKGNLRRTRQEADQQEQHP from the exons ATGGCGGAGCCCGACTACTTGGACGGGGACTGCGGGGAGCTCATTAAGCCCAAGAAGCTCGTGAACCCGGTGAAATCATCACGGAACCACCAGGACCTTCATCGCGAGCTGCTGATGAACCACAAAAG GGGCCTGTCTCCGCAGAACAAGCCGGAGCTGCAGAAGGtgatggagaagaggaagcgGGACCAGGTGATCAAGCAGCAcatggaggagcaggagaagaagcGCTCGGACCTAGAGATCGAGCTCATGAAGAGGCAGCAGAAACTGGAGCAG CTGGAACTGGAGCAGCAGAAGaatgaggaggagcaggagaacacACCCGAGTTTGTGAAGATGAAGGGGAACTTGAGGAGAACCAGGCAGGAGGCCGATCAGCAGGAGCAGCACCCGTAG